In Vigna angularis cultivar LongXiaoDou No.4 chromosome 8, ASM1680809v1, whole genome shotgun sequence, the DNA window CTAAAATTGTTGGTGTTTCAACTCTAACCCTCATCCACAAACGAACTTTCAACTCTTCAAAAACTCAAACAAGTAAATATCAAAGAGCACCAAATTTGAATATGTAACAGTCTTTGAATCTCCAAATGTGAACCATTATATAGTGAAATATCTAGTTCTTCTCCTTCCTAACAAGACAAATGAAATGTGTTTTGGAAACAGTTTTTCTGAGTTGTGGAAGtactaacattaaaaatttaccaaaaaaatattctaGATAGCAACTCTAACCAcacctttctttcttcttattaggaagataaaacaatttaatttagttcGACATTGAtgttaagaaacaaaaaagcaCAAGAAAGTCtcattacattttaattaacttcatcagtttaatttagattaaaatagTAGGATTAAGCAATGCAAATTGGAGGAAGTCCACGTCATGTTCCAAGATACTTATATGTTTCTCTGGCATTGTGATCCATGCTTCTATTCCCTCTCTTGTTTCCATCAATATCACTGTGTTTGGGATACTTTCTTTAGTACCTCCTCTTTGAGCTAGCCAAAAGGGTTTTCCACAACCAAAATCCACTTCATTGAATCCCATATTACCCCAACTTGTGAACACTAATGAGATTGGTTTATTTTCTGCTATACCTTCAAGCATTAGTTCTGCACACTCATCACTCCACAAAAAATAAGGATCATTCTGCACTTTCAGAAACAAATCCTTAGTTAGTTTTCCAAGTCCTTCTTTTAGAATGTCAACCAAATCTATGATCTCAGTGTTCTTGTTTACACCCTCAAGAACAAACAATGCAGGCCACAACAAATTTCCAACAACACCTtttgagaaaggctcccccatTCTTTTTCTCATGTCCACAACATGCAATGAAACCATTGGTCTTGTTTTGTCCTCTTTGATTGCTACAATCATATGTTTGCTTATGAATGAAGATACTACCTGATATCGTGTAGGTTTTGTTTCATCACATGTTGACATGGATTTTAGCTCATTGATGGCTTTGTGATCAAACAAGAATCTTCTTGTGGTGCAGTTTTCTTCTATGTTCGAGTCTTTGTTTATATTCAACATGCCAGCACGTACACCAGTGATGTTTCTTGGAGGGAACGAAGAAGCAGCAGAAGAGAAATCTGGCCATGATATTTCTTCCTTTGACCCTTTGCAAATggcaaaccaggttttcaagaAGGCACTGCAAGAATATGCATCCAAGAGAATGTGGAGGTTGCACAAGCCAATGGCTATTCCTCCACATTGGAATTTGTTTAGTTGAACAAGTAACTGGGGCAACACTTCTTCATGAGGATGGCACTTGTTAGGCTCACATGGAAGTAACTGGTTTAGCAGTTCTAATTTGGGTGGTTTTAAGAACACTTCCATGCTGGTGTTCACCGAAGCTTCCATGAAAATTACACCTTCATCGTTGCAGTCAATGGAAAAGAAATCACATCTTCTCCCAGCAAGAGGGTAGAAAATGGTTAGTGCCTCAGATAGTGATTTCTTCAACTGAGTTGAGCATTCTGAAAATCCTTCAAGGTTGGTGGTGTTTTTGTAAAAGAGGATCAATGGAAAATAGGTGTTGAGTTGAAAGACATCAAACAAGCataattttagggttttgcatTCTACAGAAGTTGGCAGTGATGGTTTAATGGTTTCTCTTGATGTGATGTTAATTTCCATTCTCACCTATTATCACCACACAAGCTTGAATTTAAATATGGATAAGAGATCTCACCATAAATTTGTTCATTGGTATTTGTTTATATACACTCGTTGAGGAATGTCGAAACAATGTAGAAAATGACTTTTTTAATTGCTTTTGAACCATCACTTCAAAATatctatgtattttttttcttgttttaatcaatagttatagttttttaatgcaacattaaaacatcaaataaccTTCTAACAAGCAATATATGCATTGTTGTTTTATAGTATTTTGTTAACAAAATTCATTTAGTGTTTACGTTTTATTCATTAAGTCCTATTAGGttattaaaagtaattgtaATAGATAgttatatgaaaaagaaattgttaacgCCTAATTTACTTTggtatttgatgttgaaatatatattttacttttcactGATAAATATGCCCGTTTTTtcaaa includes these proteins:
- the LOC108344393 gene encoding stemmadenine O-acetyltransferase, translated to MEINITSRETIKPSLPTSVECKTLKLCLFDVFQLNTYFPLILFYKNTTNLEGFSECSTQLKKSLSEALTIFYPLAGRRCDFFSIDCNDEGVIFMEASVNTSMEVFLKPPKLELLNQLLPCEPNKCHPHEEVLPQLLVQLNKFQCGGIAIGLCNLHILLDAYSCSAFLKTWFAICKGSKEEISWPDFSSAASSFPPRNITGVRAGMLNINKDSNIEENCTTRRFLFDHKAINELKSMSTCDETKPTRYQVVSSFISKHMIVAIKEDKTRPMVSLHVVDMRKRMGEPFSKGVVGNLLWPALFVLEGVNKNTEIIDLVDILKEGLGKLTKDLFLKVQNDPYFLWSDECAELMLEGIAENKPISLVFTSWGNMGFNEVDFGCGKPFWLAQRGGTKESIPNTVILMETREGIEAWITMPEKHISILEHDVDFLQFALLNPTILI